The proteins below are encoded in one region of Danio rerio strain Tuebingen ecotype United States chromosome 12, GRCz12tu, whole genome shotgun sequence:
- the ifit11 gene encoding interferon-induced protein with tetratricopeptide repeats 11 isoform X1, whose translation MSEQSQDSLQLKLDQLDCHFTWDIRKDDLDLTNVLNRLEEQVKMGLGREEGVARTHCSLGYAKCLLGNKEEALTHLSRSETLIKEKLGNNCDKTLIVTYGNFAWMNYQMENYTECESYLVKLQKIHEMFPAESVPEVLGEKGWAYLKFSYKYYDRAVEAFQKAVELDPENSEWNAGYATALYRIETALNPFRTEMDTPCIVDSPAIKQLRLAISINPDDDSLRALLGLRLFLCSKKLMKESEKLMETALNGSPEHPHVTRYVAKFFRNQGSVDRSIELLETALQKSPNSGFIHHQLAMCYKTKKIDLQKEKGDRHQINNARNQCIYYLEKATSLKDSFIIAMCELAMQYGEKHELSKAEGLFKKTFITAKEKNECIHIVHCYYAEFQQYSNRCELLAIEHYKKCLTMNPDSSEGNRSAYKLMNIAKKHLKANPNNWDAHEILGLIYQKKGEMFGDTKSYAGTGDEENDECLHNLLEINCKI comes from the exons ATGTCAGAGCAGAG CCAGGACAGCTTACAACTGAAGCTGGATCAGCTTGATTGTCACTTTACTTGGGACATTCGAAAGGACGATCTAGACTTAACAAATGTCCTCAACAGACTCGAGGAACAGGTCAAGATGGGTCTTGGGAGGGAAGAAGGGGTTGCACGCACTCACTGTTCTTTAGGATATGCAAAATGTCTTCTCGGTAACAAAGAAGAAGCCCTTACTCACCTGTCAAGATCTGAGACGCTCATAAAAGAAAAGCTTGGCAACAATTGTGACAAGACTCTCATTGTCACTTATGGTAATTTTGCCTGGATGAACTACCAAATGGAGAACTACACAGAGTGTGAAAGTTACCTGGTTAAGCTTCAGAAGATACATGAAATGTTTCCTGCCGAGTCTGTTCCAGAGGTGCTTGGTGAGAAAGGATGGGCTTATCTTAAGTTCTCTTATAAGTATTATGATAGAGCTGTGGAGGCTTTCCAGAAGGCTGTAGAACTGGATCCAGAAAATAGTGAGTGGAACGCTGGTTATGCCACAGCACTGTATCGCATTGAAACCGCACTGAATCCATTTCGCACTGAAATGGATACACCTTGTATTGTGGATTCACCTGCTATCAAACAGCTGAGACTGGCCATTAGCATCAACCCAGATGATGATTCCTTGAGAGCTCTTCTAGGACTTAGGCTTTTCTTATGCTCCAAAAAGTTGATGAAAGAGTCTGAGAAACTAATGGAGACAGCTCTGAATGGCTCTCCAGAACATCCACATGTCACCAGATACGTTGCAAAATTTTTCAGGAATCAAGGATCTGTAGACAGGTCCATTGAACTGCTGGAGACAGCACTTCAAAAATCACCAAACTCTGGTTTCATACATCATCAGTTGGCAATGTGCTACAAGACTAAGAAAATTGACTTGCAGAAAGAGAAAGGGGACAGGCATCAGATAAATAATGCACGAAATCAGTGCATCTACTATTTAGAAAAGGCAACTTCCCTAAAGGATTCTTTTATCATTGCAATGTGTGAGCTCGCAATGCAGTACGGAGAGAAACATGAATTGTCCAAGGCAGAGGgactgtttaaaaaaacatttattaccgCCAAAGAGAAAAATGAGTGCATACATATAGTACATTGTTACTATGCAGAGTTCCAGCAGTACAGTAACAGGTGTGAGCTTTTGGCTATCGAGCATTACAAGAAGTGTTTAACAATGAATCCAGATAGTAGTGAGGGGAATAGAAGTGCATACAAATTGATGAACATTGCCAAGAAACATCTGAAAGCCAACCCAAATAATTGGGATGCCCATGAAATACTGGGATTAATTTATCAAAAGAAAGGGGAAATGTTCGGAGACACCAAGAGCTATGCAGGAACAGGAGATGAAGAGAACGATGAATGCCTCCACAACCTTTTAGAGATcaactgtaaaatataa
- the ifit11 gene encoding interferon-induced protein with tetratricopeptide repeats 11, producing the protein MSEQSYSQDSLQLKLDQLDCHFTWDIRKDDLDLTNVLNRLEEQVKMGLGREEGVARTHCSLGYAKCLLGNKEEALTHLSRSETLIKEKLGNNCDKTLIVTYGNFAWMNYQMENYTECESYLVKLQKIHEMFPAESVPEVLGEKGWAYLKFSYKYYDRAVEAFQKAVELDPENSEWNAGYATALYRIETALNPFRTEMDTPCIVDSPAIKQLRLAISINPDDDSLRALLGLRLFLCSKKLMKESEKLMETALNGSPEHPHVTRYVAKFFRNQGSVDRSIELLETALQKSPNSGFIHHQLAMCYKTKKIDLQKEKGDRHQINNARNQCIYYLEKATSLKDSFIIAMCELAMQYGEKHELSKAEGLFKKTFITAKEKNECIHIVHCYYAEFQQYSNRCELLAIEHYKKCLTMNPDSSEGNRSAYKLMNIAKKHLKANPNNWDAHEILGLIYQKKGEMFGDTKSYAGTGDEENDECLHNLLEINCKI; encoded by the exons ATGTCAGAGCAGAG tTACAGCCAGGACAGCTTACAACTGAAGCTGGATCAGCTTGATTGTCACTTTACTTGGGACATTCGAAAGGACGATCTAGACTTAACAAATGTCCTCAACAGACTCGAGGAACAGGTCAAGATGGGTCTTGGGAGGGAAGAAGGGGTTGCACGCACTCACTGTTCTTTAGGATATGCAAAATGTCTTCTCGGTAACAAAGAAGAAGCCCTTACTCACCTGTCAAGATCTGAGACGCTCATAAAAGAAAAGCTTGGCAACAATTGTGACAAGACTCTCATTGTCACTTATGGTAATTTTGCCTGGATGAACTACCAAATGGAGAACTACACAGAGTGTGAAAGTTACCTGGTTAAGCTTCAGAAGATACATGAAATGTTTCCTGCCGAGTCTGTTCCAGAGGTGCTTGGTGAGAAAGGATGGGCTTATCTTAAGTTCTCTTATAAGTATTATGATAGAGCTGTGGAGGCTTTCCAGAAGGCTGTAGAACTGGATCCAGAAAATAGTGAGTGGAACGCTGGTTATGCCACAGCACTGTATCGCATTGAAACCGCACTGAATCCATTTCGCACTGAAATGGATACACCTTGTATTGTGGATTCACCTGCTATCAAACAGCTGAGACTGGCCATTAGCATCAACCCAGATGATGATTCCTTGAGAGCTCTTCTAGGACTTAGGCTTTTCTTATGCTCCAAAAAGTTGATGAAAGAGTCTGAGAAACTAATGGAGACAGCTCTGAATGGCTCTCCAGAACATCCACATGTCACCAGATACGTTGCAAAATTTTTCAGGAATCAAGGATCTGTAGACAGGTCCATTGAACTGCTGGAGACAGCACTTCAAAAATCACCAAACTCTGGTTTCATACATCATCAGTTGGCAATGTGCTACAAGACTAAGAAAATTGACTTGCAGAAAGAGAAAGGGGACAGGCATCAGATAAATAATGCACGAAATCAGTGCATCTACTATTTAGAAAAGGCAACTTCCCTAAAGGATTCTTTTATCATTGCAATGTGTGAGCTCGCAATGCAGTACGGAGAGAAACATGAATTGTCCAAGGCAGAGGgactgtttaaaaaaacatttattaccgCCAAAGAGAAAAATGAGTGCATACATATAGTACATTGTTACTATGCAGAGTTCCAGCAGTACAGTAACAGGTGTGAGCTTTTGGCTATCGAGCATTACAAGAAGTGTTTAACAATGAATCCAGATAGTAGTGAGGGGAATAGAAGTGCATACAAATTGATGAACATTGCCAAGAAACATCTGAAAGCCAACCCAAATAATTGGGATGCCCATGAAATACTGGGATTAATTTATCAAAAGAAAGGGGAAATGTTCGGAGACACCAAGAGCTATGCAGGAACAGGAGATGAAGAGAACGATGAATGCCTCCACAACCTTTTAGAGATcaactgtaaaatataa